From the Salvelinus alpinus chromosome 12, SLU_Salpinus.1, whole genome shotgun sequence genome, the window gtcccgtcgatgtggataggggggtgctccctctgctgtttcctgaagtccacgatcatctcctttgttttgttgacattgagtgtgaggttattttcctgacaccacagggggccctcaccacctccctgtaggccgtctcgtcgttgttggtaatcaagcctaccactgtagtgtcgtctgcaaacttgatgacgtgccaataccagagtgggcacacttGCTAAATAAAGTACTTTTTTTGTGAGTAAACCAactgtagagttgaaaatgtgatggaatcccatttaacttgtatttttttattcggtacatggcaATTTATCGGTACAAGGTCTTTTTTATCGTGCAACAAAACAAAAGCAAATTTTTTATTCTTTAATATTCATTCGCATGAAAAACTGTTGGTTGAAAACCTAGCTATTGACTTCAAAAAATGTGGTAGTTTATTTTATAATCTCTTGCATTACAAAATCATTGGTGTCTTTCTCAGTTTACAACATAGAAGATAAACATTACAGAAGACTTTCATAAATCGTTTTTTATATGTACAAAGTTAAGGTTTACCAAAAGTCTGTCTGATCTCTCTAAAGTTGGCTTGTCGGCCTGTCTTGTTAAACTACATCAAACTTGGACTGTCTCTGTGAAAACACAGCTTCTATTTTGTAAATTATTATTTCACcatgtctctgcctggcctgacttgcctagttaaataaaggttaaataaatcaaaaaaaaaattataatagcaCTAAACAGCTTCTCCACTGTTTATGATGAAAGTTTGATCGTTTacaatatatttattaaatataaCAATAATAACAGGCAGTAAATGCATTCTATATGCCTGCTAGACAATATTTTGTCAAACAGTTTGCAGGTGTTAACATGGATTTTGTTAGATTAGATTTGGAAAATTATTCACAAAAGGTACCAAAGGAATCTATTTTCTGGACTCCACCGACATGTTGACCACACCTTGTCACAATGTCTCTCATTCCTATGTTGTCTGACAGAGGTTTTACAACCGTGATTTAGCTCCCTGTGACGCCCAGCACCAGCCTACAGCACCAACCGGCTGCCTATATCCATTAGCGGTGGTTTACCCCCCAGGATTTGGCGCGTATTTCCGCAAATACCCTACGGTGCGCTCACAATTATCCTACCCATTTCTGGCTCCATTATAGTGAGTGCTTTAATGTCCCCGCAAGATCACTTGATACATCTTGACCATGATATCGAGGGAGTAAATGGCATTGAAATAGCCCGTCATTAGAGCTGCCCTTGACTCGCCGTTGGTTACCTGATTGACTGTGCGTGCCTCTAGTCACTTGCTTCCCCACACACCGTGGGGATTTGAAAACCGTGCGCTCTATTTGGAATCGGAAATGCTTTTGAAGCTCACGTAGAGCGAGCTGACCACCGCGGCCTCGTCATTAATGGAGTCTTTCACTTCGGACGGACTCCGGCACAGCACCGTTTCCAGCTTCTTGGGCAGCTGGCCGCTGAAGAGCAGGTAGATGCAGGGGTTTGTGCAGCTGTTCAGACTCGCCAACAGCATCAGAATGGTGAACGTTGTCGCTGCAATGACAATAACACAAGATGAAAATACGCACAGGTAGACTAGCTTACCCAAAATCAGAGGGCGTGTAAACAATAAAGCACTAGGCTACATCAACAGTCATATTGTTGACTTTATTATTTAGTTATAATAAGATTGATATCCGTGTTCTTACTTTCCGTCGGCGCGTCCATGTCCCAAACAGACCAAAGCTGGACCATGAAGAACGGAGTCCAGCAGATGATGTAGACGAACACAATAACCACCGTCATCTTCACGGTCTTGATTCGTGCTTTGGACACCCCGGCCACGCTGCTGGTTCTGGAGGGCAGTGGAAAGGCCACCCCGCTTCCCCCCTCCTGATGCGTCTTTAGATAAAGGTTGACCTGGATGGCTCGACATATTTGCACCTGGCACACCACCACGGTCAAAATGGGTAGGACAAAGATGACCCGCGTGGTCCAAGTGATGTAGGTCTTCAGGCCCCAGGGCTGGAGGAAGTCCGCCCAGCAGTCGAACACCCCGGGCGCCACCTGGACCCTCGAGAAGATGAAAATCTGAGGCAGGCCGCCCACGAGGGAGATCGTCCAGGCGACGCACACTGGGATGTTCCAGCGCGCGTGCCTCCTCTGAAACTTGACCATGGGGTTGCATATAGCCTGGTAGCGGTCAATGGTCATCACCACAATCATGTAGGTGGACGCAAACATGCCCACTACCTGCAGATACTTCACCAAGCGGCACACCAGGTCTGGTCCAATGAACCTGTCCGTAATTTCCCACATGAGCTGCGGGCAAACCTGGAAAAACGCAACCACCAGGTCTGCTATGCACAGATGGAACACGAAGACACGCATCCTGGAGACCTGTTTGCGCCGCTTCCACAGAACCAGTAATAGCCCGGTGTTCAGGATAGAGGCGCTTACGAAGATAACACTGAGCAGCGCGATCTCTACTTTGGCAAGTTTCTCATCCCGGGGCGTGTCCTCAACCTCCATCATCATACTGAAGTTACCGAGACTGCTGTTTAACGGGTGCATGGTTTACTGATGGAGAGGAGGCCAGCAACTTTACGCACGAGTGGTCTTCTGCAGAGAAACAAATACAAAGATTCATACACTGATTAAATGAGAAACGTTGATATGCTATTATACTATTGTTATGATTTACCTACCATATCTGATCTTAACTTCTCAAATAACAATAAAAAGCAAGTCTGAGTGAGTAAGTTAAGTTGCGTTTAGGCTAATTAAACTTCGAAATTACAATGAATAAATGCTTATCAAATACTGACATCATCACATCTATGTCAAAACAAAATGGCCTAAATGTCCAAATAGCTCAATGATTTCAAtccaataatttaaaaaaaataggacCATAGGCTAAAGAAACGTAGGCCTATAACTTAAACAAAGACAACTTACTGATTATTCGTTTGATTGAAGTGCGCAGGATAAGTCTACTGATGAGGTGTTGCAGTGGTTTCTCTGGGTTTTATATTATTCGCATGGGAGAGGGTGGGGTGGAGTTTCAGCACCACAGTCCGGGCGTGCAGCGGCTGCCGCTTTTCATGACTAGAGAGCCCTTTCCACTCTAGCGAGAAGTCTTAAATATGATCACTTGTATAATTTTATCAAATgtaaatattgttttattttttagcaTAACTCGTTCGTTTTTTATTTACAGTTCGGTCAGCTAAAATCGAATTAAATCTAAGTCAAACCTATTTGTCACATAGCtacagtttacagcaggtataaaaggtgcagcgAAATGATTATGTGCTATAGCTCCCTCAACAATGCAGTAGGCCTACATTAGtaaataataaacaataacaacgaaaatagtttaaaaaatagAAGTAGTAGAAGTAATAGAAGAGGTAGTATGcatagtaataatggactgtattTACACTATTTGCAAATATAAAGTGGGTAGTGGAATCATTAATAGAACAGCATAGttgactgtgtgtggtgtgtatgttctgagtgctggtgtgtgtgtgtgtgtgtgtgtgtgtgtgtgtgtgtgtgtgtgtgtgtgtgtgtgtgtgtgtgtgtgtgtgtgtgtgtgtgtgtgtgtgtgtgtgtgtgtgtgtgtgtgtgtgtgtgtgtgtgtgtgtgtaaaggatgGATGTGTCATTAGAATTCAAATAATTTCTAGCGTGTCAGGCTGCTACAGTAGGTTGTCTGTACTGTATTAGGCTAACAGATGTTTACATTGGACTGCACTAGGTATAGGCCTACTTGTTATATACAGTAAGCACCCAGTCTTTGGAAGTTGTCTCAGCCTGGAATTCAGTTTCCCTTTCCATAAAGAGCTCCATGCTTCTACATAATAATTCAGGTCTTTAGCCTATGTATAAGCTTCCTGGGAGAATGAGAACATCCCAACTTACACAGATCTGAGTGTTCCtgcaaccctaaccccaaactcCAAAATTAAATGTTCCTCAAATAAGTAGGTTTCAGTAATACAAATTTACACTTTCAAAAAACAAAACTTGATACAATTATTATAATTCATAAGCCAAAGTCTGATGGTCGGTGGCATTGCTTAAAAATGAATGCTATTATATTTCTTTGAGTGCACAATTGGATATCACCAGACACGTAACGATCAAGACGTCGGTTTCTCCCATGGGAGACCACAGTTCAGACCCCGCCTGTGACAAATGCTTTGTATTTACATTGATATAATGAGTTGTCATAATTGCACAACCACAAAATGGATCAATACTGACAATAAATGCACTCATCTAATGACAATCTACCCAAATACGCTATGACCTATAGTCTCATCCTCCCTATATTGGCCTatccagacagacacaaacaatcAGTCCCATCACAGGGCATGGAGATGTGCCAATGTAGCAGAACACCATTAGTGTTCCTAACAACCCCCAGATGTCCTGAAACAGTCAGTGTTGATTCCAGACAGACAGTTGACTTCAGCTGGTTAAATATGTTTTCTGTGGAGAAATTACTCTGACACTGTTGCCCTTTGGGTCCCTTCTTCTGGAGGTGACTATCACAACTATATCACACGCTAGTGTTCATGTCGAACAAATGAAAAATCAGGATAATTATATCACTAATTACTCTCACATGCCCATTGTAAATATGTTGTGATGATAGGTTCCTTATGATCTGTGAATCTGACTGATATTATAAGATTTGGTGATCAGCTCAGCCTCTGTGCCCAGCttgtcctcccctccctctgactCGCTGCACATATTCCTCTGGATCAGAATCCTTGGGAGTTACAGGTGCTCCTCTGGTCTTGTAAGACATACATCATTGGGTTTACCCACTAAAGGGGAGGCAAGGGCAAGTTCAATTCGacacagcctctcctctcctgggaCACAGCTCACACAGGCTTTTGGATATCCAGACTGTGTGTCTTCcatggggagagatgtggagaagGTGAGATCAGAGGAGCCATATTGTCAACAGAGAGTGAGTGACCTCAATACTGGGAGTCGAACCCCAATTGGAGATAAACACTCAATACTTTCTTAGAATGCTAACACATCTCTGTGTTTTGTGCATTGTGTAAAAATCATTCAAAAGGACTGATCAGAGAGACATACCTTTGAAGTCAGTCTATTCGGTTGActatacgagagagagagagagagagagagagagagagagacccacatcTTTTGAATATTTTGAGGTTTTGGTGAGTGGGGGCAGCTGAATAGTGTAATAAGCCTATGTATACAGTTAGTATAGGGAATACAATAAAATCTTATAAAATTCTTATTTctcatgttttctttattatatactgaacaacaatataaacgcaatatgcaacaatttcaaagattttactgagttacagttcatataaggaaatcagtcaattgaaataaataaattaggccctaatctatggatttcacataactgggaatacagatatgcatctgttgatcacagatactgtaccttaaaaaaagtagaggtgtggatcagaaaaccagtctttTGGAtgtggtgttaaccccggtgtcctggctaaattcccaatcttttttatttattttttattttacctttatttaactaggcaagtcagttaagaacaaattcttatattcaatgacggcctagggaacagtgggttaactgccttgttcaggggcagaacagacaGATTTTGACTTTGTCAGCTCcgtatcatgctgaaacatgaggtgatagcgGCGGATGAATgtcatgacaatgggcctcaggatctcgtcacggtatctctgtgcattcaaatggccatcgataaaatgcaattgtgttcattgtcagtagcttatgcctgcccataccataaccccaccgccaccacggggcactctgttcacaactgtaacgatctgagtgtcgggaggtgcgaagtcagacgcaggaacagcagagcttcaatatgttgagtcttttaatactcaacttgcaaacacaatgtccaacacggacgtactgggtgtcacacacaacggtccaacgacacgataaacaaacccagtccacaataataacatccactcccgaaatccaaaagccacaatgaaacaatcccgcacaaagaagcgtccgggctggctgactaataaagccacactaattaacaattaactgaacacaggtgatacaaataaacacctaaggagggggaggaaaaagagtcagtggcagctagtaggccggtgacgacgaccgccgagcgccacccgaacgggaaggagagcctgcctcggttgaagtcgtgacagtaccccccctctgacgcgcggctcccgcagcgcgccgacaccggcctcgaggtcgacccggatGACGAGGCgcggggcgatccggatggaggcgatggaaatcccttaacatagatggatccaaaatgtcctccaccggtacccagcacctctcctccggaccgtacccctcccagtccacgaggtactgcaggcccctcacccggcgtctcgagtccagaatggcccgtatcgtgtacgccggggacccctcgatgtccagagggggggagggacctccggcacctcaccgtcctgcaggggaccagctaccaccggcctgaggagagacacatgaaacgaggggttaatacgataataggaagggagttttaatcgataacacacctcgtttattctcctcaggactttgaaggaccctacacactgcggcctcagcttccggcagggcaagcggaggggtaggtttcgggtcgagagccagaccctttcccccggtacaaacacgggagcctcactgcggtggcggtcagcgctcctcttctgcctcctagtggcttgttgaagggactcctggacggccctccaggtctccttggagcgctgtacccactcctccaccgcaggagcttcagtctggctcggatgccatggtgccaggaccggctggtaccccaacacacactgaaagggggacacattagtagaggagtggcgtagtgagttctgagccatctcggcccagggaatgtatctcgcccactcccctggccggtcctggcaataggaccgcagaaacctacccacctcctggttcactctctccacctgcccattactctcggggtgaaaaccggaagtcaagctgaccgtgacccccagacgctccatgaacgccctccatactcgggacgtgaactgggggccccgatcagaaacgatgtcctccggcaccccgtagtgccggaagacgtgagtgaataaggcttccgcagtctgtagggcagtagggataccgggcaacgggaggagacggcaggacttagaaaaccgatccacaattaccagaaccgtagtgtttccctgagaagggggaagatcggtcaggaagtccacggacagatgagaccatggccgttgtggaacggggaggggttgcaacttccctctaggaaggtgcctaggagccttactctgagcgcataccgaacaggaggagacataaaccctaacgtcccgagctaaggtaggccaccaataccttccccgaaggctccccactgtcctcgtcaccccagggtgacccgaggagggtaggacatgagcccaccgaatcagccggtcccgaacaccaagcggtacgtacttacggcccgccgggcactgaggaggcgcgggttccgcccgtaacgcccgctcgatgtccgagtccacctcccataccactggcgctatcagcctcgaggcggggatgatgggagtgggctcggtggtcctatcctccgtgtcgtaaaggcgagacagtgcgtcagcctttacgttttgggaaccgggtctgtaggacaacgtgaacctaaaccgggtgaaaaacatggcccaccttgcctgacgcgggttcagtctccgagctgcccgaatatactccagattctggtggtcggtccagatgagaaaagggtgcttagccccctcaagccagtgtctccacaccttcaaagccctgaccaccgctaacaactcccgatcccccacatcatagttacgctccgctgcactgagcttactagagaagaaagcgcaggggcggagttttggtggcgtacccgagcgctgtgatagcacggcacccaccccagcctcggacgcgtccacctccactatgaatgctaaagagggatccgggtgcgccaacacgggagcatccgtgaacagagccttcaacctgttgaaagctccgtccgccgccgctgaccaccgcaaccgcaccgggcccccctttagcagtgaggtaatgggagccgctacctgaccaaaaccccggataaatctccggtagtagttggcaaaacccaaaaaccgctgcacctctttcaccgtggttggagtcggccaattacgcacggcctttatgcggtcactctccaccaccacccccgaggtggaaatgcgataacccaggaaggagacggcttgtttggagaacacacacttctcagccttgacatataggtcatgctccagcagtctgccaagcactttgcgcaccagagatacatgcgcggcttgagtagttgagtagatcagaatgtcatcgatatacacaactaccccctgcacgtgcaggtccctgagaatgtcgtctacaaaggattggaaaacagctggagcattctttaacccatacggcatgacgcagtactcatagtggcccgatgtggtactaaatgcggttttccactcgtctcctttccgaatacgcaccagactgtacgcgctcctgaggtccagttttgtaaagaactgcgctccgtgaaatgattccaccgccgaagcgatgagaggtagtgggtaactaaaccccactgtgatggcatttagacctctataatcaatacacggacgcaaacctccctccttcttcttcacaaaaaagaaactcgaggagacgggtgagatggagggccgaatgtacccctgtcccagagactccgcgacatatgtctccatagccaacgtctcctcttgggacaaagggtacacgtgactcttgggaagcgcagcgttatcctggagatctatcgcacaatccctacccggtcgatgtggtggtaatttcgtcgctttctttttacagaaagcgattgccaaatcggcatactcggggggaatgcgcaccgtggaaccctggtctggactctccaccgacgtggcaccaatggaaactcccagacaccttccagaacactcctctgaccacccctggagaaccccctgtctccacgaaatactgggattgtgccgggccaaccagggaatacccagcaccactggaaacgcaggcgaatcaataataaagagactgatacgttccctatgattcccctgcgtcaccatgtccaggggaactgtggcctccctgaccacccctgaccctaatggtcggctatctagagagtgcacgggaaagggagaatctatcggcacgagcggaacgcccaactctcgggcgagtccgcgatccataaagttcccagctgcacctgaatcgactagtgccctatgctgggaagaggggaaaaaaatcaaggaaaaaaattgagacaaacatgtgaccgacagggggttctgagtgagtttggtgctgactcacctggggtgatcgagaagcgttccgcctgacatctcgactcccagacagacccccccagcaccgatcggccgtgtgtcctctccgaccacagctggtgcaggggaggcctcctcctccgatacccctaggcgcggcccctcccaactccatcgggatgggagccggggcgctgggtggtggaacgcacaggaccctctccgaacgcccgcgggcagccagcagattgtccagtcggaaggacatgtcgataagctcatccaaagacagagcgatgtcccgacacgctagctccctgcggacgtcctcccggagactacaccggtagtggtcaataagggccctgtggttccaccctgatcccgcggccaaggtccggaactccagcgcgaaatcctgtgcgctcctcctctcctgcctgagatgaaatagtctctcacccgccgctcggccctctggggggtggtcaaacacggcacgaaaacgacgggtaaactccgggtagtgctccttcgctgagtccgggccattccagactgcgttggcccactccagagcacgacccgttaggcaggagacgaggacactcaccctctccgctcccgagggagtggggcgaacagtggccaggtatagctccagctggagtaagaacccctgacaccctgccgccgctccatcataatccctcgggagcgtaagacggagcgcgctggagccgggggatggagagtcctgtggaaggggagccgaaggtggagagaggagcccactcctctcccatcgctccattctctccatcatctggtccatggctgatccgatccgatggaggacggtggtgtggtggagaacccgttcctccatcgatgggagagggttggctgctgctcctgctgactccattttcggtgcgggattctgtaacgatctgagtgtcgggaggtgcgaagtcagacgcaggaacagcagagcttcaatatgttgagtcttttaatactcaacttgcaaacacaatgtccaacacggacgtactgggtgtcacacacaacggtccaacgacacgataaacaaacccagtccacaataataacatccactcccgaaatccaaaagccacaatgaaacaatcccgcacaaagaagcgtccgggctggctgactaataaagccacactaattaacaattaactgaacacaggtgatacaaataaacacctaaggagggggaggaaaaagagtcagtggcagctagtaggccggtgacgacgaccgccgagcgccacccgaacgggaaggagagcctgcctcggttgaagtcgtgacaacaacattgacatcaaccacccacacgacgccatacacgtggtctgcgattgtgaggccggttggacgtattgccaaattctctacaatgatgttggaggcggcttatggtacagaaattaacattaaattctctggcaacagctctggtggacattcttgcagtcagcatgccaattgcatgctccctcaaaacttgaaacatctgtggcattgtgttgtgtgacaaaactgcacaatttagagtggccttttattgtcctaatttgatattgattactgcactgttgggtaaAGCATGCAAGTTAAACTGACTGTTGTGCATAGGACAATAAATCATGACCCCCTTTGGATACAATTTTGGGAATTTAGTTTGAGGTCTCAAGCTACTGTtgcaagttagaatagtagaatacacaaggtcaaGTTCAGATTTTTGGTGGCCCCCTCCCTCATCAAAATTGCCCATCCCTGGTGTAGAGTATATGACTGGGTGTATGTCTGTATGCCTGATAAGAAAAGGTGTAGACTACCTAGGTAACTCAAAAGCATGTTAATATACAGTGCTTTTTGTGGTGTAAAAGAACAGCAGGCACTGCAACGTGCTGCCGGAAGAGGTATGGTTTGATGTTGTGCTTGTAATGACAGACAAATGTCAAACCATGTTCACTACAAAAATAGGAACAAAATCGCAACAATAATATCAGAGCAATGCCAACAAGCTCCCTTCACTTCTAAAGAGGGTAATTGTACTACCACCATTTAATTAACCTAGTCCCCAGCCTCTATTGCTACAGCATAGAGACAGCTGAGAGCCGGCCGGGTTGGCGAGATAACCATTTTATTTGCATCCATCTGCACTGTCTTCTCTGTGATTAAACATAAATAGACTAATACCTTTTGCCACCATTTCAAACATTCCACTCTAGGGTAAAAATAAAATGCTGCACATTTAGAAAACAACTTTACAAGAATCACACTTTTGCATTACAATTTTACTTGAAACAGAAACTGTTTAAACATTtttaaggccaggcaccacaggttgaaatacattttttgcatCTACCTTTACATTTTTTGATTTGTTGGTATTTTGGTCCACTACTGTTAGTATTTTCAAAAAGTACAGAATTTtaagcaggttgacgtttattatcacaaatcttgccctggaggcagaacggGGTGATTTCCGCTAGATAGGGCAGCTGCAAATTCAAAATTATCTATATCgtaaacatttatgaaaacaaaaatgtgcttgttggacttaatttaaggttagggttaggcattagggttatcagtgtggttaaggttagggttaggtttaaaatacgTTTTTATTACTTtttggctgtgccagctagtgaggCATGACCACTCTGCAGACCTGCCTCCAGGGAAAGATTTGTGACAATTAATGCTAAACTGCAATTTTTATAAATGGATGATAATTTAATTTCAAAGCTCACTACACAGAATTACACATTTAAAAGCCCATTTCATAGAGAATGTAACATTCTCAACTATATGTACTGTAGTTACTTACTTTGAAGAGATGGTGATTGGGTCTAAATTGAAATAGGTGTTTGACGTTTGATACTCAAAAGGAAGTATACTTGTCTTTAACTGCCATTTCCCGAAAGTCGAATGCCAATTAATTTTCCTCAGCTCCAGAAGCATCTACATTCACAACATTTTGTGTGGTTATCCTTAGATATATTCTCGAGACTTGCCCAGAGGGAATTGTTTATTATGTTAAACATTTTacaaatgtcacgccctgaccgtagagagatttttttgtctctattttggtttggtctgggtgggcattctatgttcttttttctatgatttgtatttctgtgtgtttggccgggtgtggttctcaatcagaggcagctgtctattgttgtctctgattgagaaccatacttaggttgccttttcccacctgtctgtgtgggtagttgtctatgtgttgttgcctgtcagcactaatttttgtatagcttcacggttcatttgttattttgttagtttgtttagtgttcgttCTTTAAATAAATTAGTATGTACGCATcccacgctgtgccttggtctcctctctttgacggccgtgacagaactacccaccaccaaaagaccaagcagcgtggtaagaggGAGCTGCGTCTTTTGGagagttggacatgggaggaaatcctggacggcaagggaccctgtgCACAgacgggagaatatcgccgtcctgAAGAGGAGCTGGAAGCAGCTAAGgcggagcggcgacgctacgaggagttggctcaagaggcgtgcacgagaggcagccccagaattgtttttttggggggggggcacatggggATTGTGGCAgtgtcaggttggagacctgagccaactccccgtgcttaccgtggcgagcatgtgactggtcaggccccgtgctatggggtgatgcgcacggtgtccccagtgtgcactcatagcccggtgcgctatattccagctcctcgcatctgccgggctagggtgagcatccagccagagaggattgtgccagccctgctctccagacctccagtacgtctctacggcccaggatatcctgcgccggctctgtgcACTGTatctccagtgcgtctgcacagcccagtgcgtcctgtgcctgcgccccgcacgtgcagggccaaagtcatcatccagccaggacgggttgtgcaggctcttagctcgagacctccagtgcgcctccacggaccagtgtatccggtgcctcggccaaggaccaggcctcctgcatgtctccccagcctggtgagtcctg encodes:
- the LOC139535823 gene encoding vasopressin V2 receptor-like; its protein translation is MHPLNSSLGNFSMMMEVEDTPRDEKLAKVEIALLSVIFVSASILNTGLLLVLWKRRKQVSRMRVFVFHLCIADLVVAFFQVCPQLMWEITDRFIGPDLVCRLVKYLQVVGMFASTYMIVVMTIDRYQAICNPMVKFQRRHARWNIPVCVAWTISLVGGLPQIFIFSRVQVAPGVFDCWADFLQPWGLKTYITWTTRVIFVLPILTVVVCQVQICRAIQVNLYLKTHQEGGSGVAFPLPSRTSSVAGVSKARIKTVKMTVVIVFVYIICWTPFFMVQLWSVWDMDAPTETTTFTILMLLASLNSCTNPCIYLLFSGQLPKKLETVLCRSPSEVKDSINDEAAVVSSLYVSFKSISDSK